One stretch of Indicator indicator isolate 239-I01 chromosome 36, UM_Iind_1.1, whole genome shotgun sequence DNA includes these proteins:
- the PLPP2 gene encoding phospholipid phosphatase 2, which translates to MERRKVFVVLDVLCLAVASLPFIILTLVNSPYKRGFYCNDDSIRYPYKADTITHGLMAGVTITCTVAIISTGEAYLVYTERLYSKSEFNNYLAALYKVVGTFLFGGAISQSLTDLAKYMIGRLRPNFLAVCNPDWSKVNCSIYVQLENVCQGESRNVTESRLSFYSGHSSFGMYCMMFLALYVQARLVGKWARLLRPTIQFFLIAFAIYVGYTRVSDYKHHWSDVLAGLLQGALIAVLIVRYVSDFFKPRPPRPCGAKDAERKPSLPLTMSETDCNHYSYRGGP; encoded by the exons ATGGAGCGCAGGAAAGTCTTCGTGGTGCTCGACGTGCTCTGCTTGGCGGTCG catctctgcCCTTTATCATCCTGACTCTGGTGAACTCCCCATACAAGAGGGGCTTCTACTGCAATGATGACTCCATCCGCTACCCCTACAAGGCAGACACCATCACCCATGGCCTCATGGCTGGGGTCACCATCACCTGCACTGTTGCCATT ATCTCAACAGGGGAAGCCTACCTGGTCTACACGGAGCGCCTCTACTCTAAGTCAGAGTTCAACAACTATCTGGCTGCCCTCTACAAGGTGGTGGGGACCTTCCTTTTTGGGGGAGCCATCAGCCAGTCCCTGACTGACCTGGCCAAATACATGATCGGCCGCCTCCGGCCGAACTTCCTGGCTGTCTGTAACCCTGACTGGTCCAAGGTGAACTGCTCCATCTATGTGCAGCTGGAGAACGTCTGCCAAGGGGAGAGCAGGAATGTCACCGAGTCCAG GCTGTCCTTCTATTCTGGGCACTCCTCCTTTGGGATGTACTGCATGATGTTCCTGGCG ctctacGTGCAAGCCCGACTGGTGGGCAAGTGGGCCCGGCTGCTGCGCCCTACCATCCAGTTCTTCCTCATCGCCTTCGCCATCTACGTGGGCTACACCAGAGTGTCAGATTACAAGCACCACTGGAGCGAtgtcctggcagggctgctccaaGGGGCTCTCATCGCCGTCCTCATC gTCCGCTACGTCTCTGACTTCTTCAAGCCCCGTCCCCCGCGGCCGTGCGGGGCCAAGGACGCGGAGCGCAAGCCCAGCCTGCCGCTCACCATGAGCGAGACCGACTGCAATCACTACAGCTACCGGGGCGGCCCCTGA